From the genome of Candidatus Wallbacteria bacterium, one region includes:
- a CDS encoding carboxypeptidase-like regulatory domain-containing protein translates to MLRNRTQALFLLILFIGFSVQAVADSISVSGTVTPGGGKVALWQASQKIDETTADGSGNYSFSLSGPGTYEVIAYQSGYYPARHPLICTGAIVGLDLSLNSVPQVALTNNVMVIYGSLEVDHDADTTMEAAVPGDVITAIDPQGIVCGSFEVTTAGRYIMNIYGDDAATLLADEGAVSGDLITFHVNGLEAKPSTTWTTGQPVQLNLASGATGNTIYLKNGWNLISLGVSPISNTIETIFANVTGMKYVMGFFRSPADVGNEGFRTFMNTSAKEFSTLLTMDGYHGYWVYMTQDSTLEIAGSMIPEDHQHTVSNGWNLLGYWSREDGFLPTLETQVDTVIDSVFNNRAISGIAKYIMGFYRNPDDGGNDGFRTFMNNAAMSFSTLQKLNRGHGYWFYLQNAGVLKYGKDTYWSDKVLDHIGISPSLISLNKGSSYNLNNIAVTAYFTGDAQATAFNPTWTLGSGVGSVSSGSYTSQNAGNAVLTCTYTRDGVTKTAQIQVTVSETSTQSYTNLTTTTQAVRNYITLAEAGLALNNLAVALSNYQSAVNTDPTNVEANFGLALVSMVYLIENSNLQNIAYSMMGTTDYNTFPKTVNELISMSGGSHAPLFSPLDVVPRFLANPQLATSLTTVSQLQDAIKGIISALEAIDAKLAKALLDPNFSYSVGSAITGGQGSFTLGKEIPCGLLIYTSMLESMFSFLVSYNLDQNLSMSQEQGYDPFADSSYPNFGRLKTTDGAAYMLKAGQKMSDSIQYLTMLVGYADTNMDSLIQKYRLDEEKMNKMSTTNLISMLNAFRESFDYADKPVTATINIGTTLETSFSLSFYSFFHNPVDLRNYYLSLHDVSDPMNLPSGVDYSLNGLFKLNGLSPTAANILKYNGGMAYFNLAQLPYTSYRTITVDGSITDWSGVTPILSDPQDLPSSLAGCDIKAVYLAQNASYYYFGFEFYGPISWDDLDVSYSYKFVGSDEVGEGWWWNPQQNPDVIDDHHGTAFPQTTASSGSFVETRMAKVSGSKQLERFNIYAVETRKNVTSGTPAGHDYCELPVLFQFNGHSNFFVEGPSLNPDGPPFEWTNETYTGKGVMYDVSSEMQDLGLLTCEIGIQVQYHDTAETWINCTGVPGHSETSIVYDIGDPHRIRMFVWDYAADRKNNYTSIRLRGSMIDNSGNKIYGQWSYPGGEDNQITGSTYKVYGGQAPLSGTDGFHPENHGYTFLGAATETMTFSGNYPYYCIVTDPQNMVLVDSIQDSSGNYFPYNCSTYGSENWDNTMSPPDGNYATIGNYGQGGYICDQPQGSTTSITVTVVHW, encoded by the coding sequence ATGCTTAGAAATCGTACACAGGCCTTGTTTTTGCTGATTCTCTTTATCGGTTTTTCTGTCCAGGCTGTGGCAGATAGTATTTCGGTCAGTGGTACTGTCACGCCTGGCGGCGGCAAGGTTGCACTCTGGCAAGCCAGCCAGAAAATAGATGAAACCACAGCTGACGGCAGCGGGAACTACAGTTTTTCACTGTCCGGTCCAGGCACCTATGAAGTGATTGCCTATCAGAGCGGATATTACCCTGCCAGGCATCCCCTTATCTGCACAGGAGCAATAGTCGGATTGGACCTGTCCCTGAATTCGGTACCCCAGGTAGCGCTCACAAACAATGTAATGGTGATCTATGGTTCGCTGGAAGTTGACCACGACGCAGATACAACCATGGAAGCGGCTGTTCCAGGCGATGTGATTACTGCCATTGATCCGCAGGGGATAGTCTGCGGGTCTTTCGAAGTGACGACTGCCGGCCGCTATATAATGAACATCTACGGAGATGATGCAGCCACACTTTTGGCGGACGAAGGGGCCGTGAGCGGCGATCTCATCACTTTCCATGTCAACGGCCTGGAAGCCAAACCCTCCACTACCTGGACTACCGGGCAGCCCGTGCAGCTTAACCTGGCGAGCGGCGCTACAGGAAATACTATTTACCTCAAGAATGGCTGGAACCTGATCAGTCTTGGAGTATCACCGATTTCCAACACAATCGAAACGATTTTTGCCAACGTCACAGGCATGAAATATGTGATGGGATTTTTCAGAAGCCCTGCGGATGTGGGAAATGAAGGCTTCAGGACTTTTATGAACACTTCAGCCAAGGAATTTTCCACCCTCCTGACCATGGACGGCTATCACGGATACTGGGTGTACATGACCCAGGATTCCACCCTGGAAATAGCCGGAAGCATGATTCCCGAAGATCATCAGCACACAGTAAGCAATGGCTGGAACCTGCTCGGATACTGGAGCAGGGAAGATGGATTTCTGCCGACTCTTGAGACCCAGGTCGACACAGTGATCGACTCAGTCTTCAATAACCGTGCCATCAGCGGCATCGCCAAATACATCATGGGATTTTACCGGAATCCCGACGACGGCGGGAATGATGGTTTCCGTACTTTCATGAACAACGCGGCCATGTCGTTTTCCACCCTGCAGAAGCTCAACCGAGGCCATGGTTACTGGTTCTACCTGCAGAATGCAGGTGTACTCAAGTACGGAAAGGACACCTACTGGAGCGATAAAGTGCTGGACCACATCGGAATCAGCCCGTCTTTAATCAGTCTGAATAAAGGCAGCAGCTATAATCTGAATAACATTGCAGTCACCGCTTATTTTACAGGTGATGCACAAGCCACTGCTTTTAATCCGACCTGGACTCTCGGAAGCGGCGTAGGGTCAGTCAGCAGCGGCAGCTACACCTCGCAGAATGCGGGTAACGCTGTCCTGACCTGCACCTACACCAGGGATGGAGTGACCAAGACCGCTCAGATACAGGTGACTGTGAGCGAAACTTCAACTCAGTCCTACACCAATCTGACTACCACCACTCAGGCCGTGCGGAATTACATCACTCTCGCTGAAGCCGGTCTCGCGCTGAACAACCTGGCTGTTGCGCTCAGCAATTACCAGTCAGCAGTCAATACTGATCCGACCAATGTGGAAGCCAACTTCGGCCTGGCGCTCGTGAGCATGGTTTACCTGATCGAAAATTCAAATCTCCAGAATATTGCATATTCTATGATGGGAACAACCGATTACAACACTTTCCCCAAGACAGTGAATGAACTCATTTCCATGTCCGGCGGTTCGCATGCTCCCCTCTTTTCACCGCTGGATGTTGTACCCCGCTTCCTGGCCAATCCCCAGCTGGCTACCTCACTTACCACTGTTTCACAGCTTCAGGATGCAATCAAAGGGATCATCAGCGCACTGGAAGCGATCGATGCCAAGCTTGCTAAAGCCCTGCTTGATCCTAATTTCAGCTATTCTGTAGGCTCGGCGATCACAGGAGGGCAGGGCAGTTTTACTCTGGGCAAGGAAATCCCTTGCGGGCTTCTGATTTACACAAGCATGCTCGAATCCATGTTCAGCTTCCTGGTTTCATACAATCTGGACCAGAATCTGAGCATGAGCCAAGAGCAGGGTTACGATCCGTTTGCTGACAGCAGCTATCCGAATTTCGGAAGATTGAAAACTACTGATGGAGCTGCTTACATGCTCAAGGCAGGCCAGAAAATGTCGGATTCAATCCAGTATCTGACCATGCTAGTGGGATATGCTGATACCAACATGGACAGCCTGATCCAGAAATACCGACTGGATGAAGAAAAAATGAATAAAATGAGCACAACCAATCTGATCAGCATGCTCAATGCTTTCCGCGAATCCTTTGACTATGCGGACAAGCCAGTTACAGCAACCATTAATATCGGAACTACTCTGGAGACAAGCTTCAGCCTGAGTTTCTACAGCTTTTTCCACAATCCGGTTGATCTGAGGAATTATTATCTGTCTCTTCACGATGTCTCAGATCCTATGAATCTGCCGAGCGGCGTGGATTATTCCCTGAACGGCCTGTTCAAGCTCAACGGACTGTCTCCGACTGCAGCAAACATCCTCAAATACAACGGAGGCATGGCTTACTTTAACCTGGCTCAACTGCCTTATACATCTTACAGGACAATCACAGTAGACGGATCGATTACAGACTGGAGCGGAGTGACTCCGATTCTTTCCGATCCCCAGGATCTGCCCTCAAGTCTTGCCGGTTGCGACATCAAGGCAGTGTATCTGGCACAGAACGCCAGTTACTACTATTTCGGCTTCGAATTTTACGGTCCGATCAGCTGGGATGATCTAGACGTCAGCTATTCCTATAAGTTCGTGGGCAGCGATGAAGTCGGTGAAGGCTGGTGGTGGAACCCACAACAAAATCCTGATGTGATCGATGATCACCATGGAACCGCGTTCCCTCAAACCACAGCAAGCAGCGGCAGTTTTGTGGAGACCAGGATGGCCAAGGTTTCAGGCAGCAAACAGCTTGAAAGATTCAATATCTACGCTGTGGAAACCAGGAAAAACGTGACTTCTGGCACACCTGCCGGCCATGATTACTGCGAACTGCCAGTCCTGTTCCAGTTCAATGGACATTCCAACTTTTTCGTGGAAGGGCCTTCCCTCAATCCAGACGGTCCGCCTTTCGAATGGACCAATGAGACTTACACTGGAAAAGGCGTAATGTATGATGTTAGCTCTGAAATGCAGGATTTAGGGTTGCTCACCTGCGAAATCGGGATCCAAGTCCAGTATCATGATACTGCCGAAACCTGGATAAACTGCACAGGAGTGCCCGGACATTCTGAAACCTCGATTGTTTATGACATCGGCGATCCGCACAGGATCAGAATGTTTGTCTGGGACTATGCTGCTGACAGGAAGAACAACTATACTTCGATCAGGTTGCGGGGATCGATGATCGACAACTCCGGGAACAAGATTTACGGACAATGGAGTTATCCTGGAGGAGAAGACAACCAGATCACTGGTTCGACTTATAAGGTTTATGGCGGCCAGGCACCTTTATCAGGTACTGATGGATTCCATCCGGAAAACCATGGCTACACTTTTCTTGGCGCAGCCACTGAAACCATGACTTTCAGCGGGAACTACCCTTACTATTGCATTGTGACTGACCCGCAAAATATGGTCCTGGTTGACAGCATTCAGGATTCAAGCGGTAATTATTTCCCCTACAACTGCAGCACTTATGGTTCGGAAAACTGGGACAATACAATGAGTCCGCCAGATGGGAATTATGCCACTATTGGTAATTACGGACAAGGCGGCTACATCTGCGATCAACCGCAGGGATCCACCACATCAATTACAGTCACGGTAGTCCACTGGTAG